One window of the Pararge aegeria chromosome 22, ilParAegt1.1, whole genome shotgun sequence genome contains the following:
- the LOC120633990 gene encoding protein masquerade, translated as MSVISVALLLLGLPSIYTQDESFASSFLSGLLDTLDTQVDAKNCPGVCMHALASLICSNVLEEVECPNPSMKCCVDEPLGNDTMLTTRKPFTTRYTTTESYSDEEDSTTRVSNDKYKDSGNIACPGVCVESRLTQYCEAYLTSGDLCVSGRLCCVSKDGYGDKRPPDLVVPNEKKHVTRRPPSTALTTTPPPKPKPGRKCRGDCISGLFALLCDHVDEDATCPSEGTCCLTDSHTTEPATRRPPTTQRPTTPPPLPRCPGYCLLNIMAAFCERPAVLLSHTTCKHSGSICCDNTRVPPRTTARPTTTTTTTTTTPAPVDPRPDCPGSCIVSLLSFTCFRNAEMTDVFKCKKAGTQCCAPKSKVLEAIGVSRNDSYPLATTHTYTRPLPMAPTHSYALTTPTPQYEPNYVTTLRTPEKYNKYVCGVKGTSSRAGRVMGGEDGERGEWCWQVALINSLNQYLCGAALVGTQWVLTAAHCVTNIVRSGDAIYVRVGDHDLTRKYGSPGAQTLRVATTYIHHNHNSQTLDNDIALLKLHGKAELKEGVCLVCLPARGVSHAAGKRCTVTGYGYMGETGPIPLRVREAELPIVSDAECIRKVNAVTEKIFILPASSFCAGGEEGNDACQGDGGGPLVCQDDGFYELVGLVSWGFGCGRRDVPGVYVKVSSFIGWINQIISVNNL; from the exons GTCTCCTGGACACGCTGGACACACAGGTGGACGCTAAGAACTGTCCGGGCGTGTGCATGCACGCGTTGGCCTCGCTCATCTGCTCCAACGTGCTGGAGGAGGTCGAGTGTCCCAACCCTTCCATGAAGTGCTGCGTCGATGAGCCTTTAG GCAACGACACGATGCTGACTACCAGGAAGCCGTTCACGACGCGCTACACGACCACGGAGTCGTACTCCGACGAAGAGGACAGCACGACACGCGTCTCAAACGACAAATACAAAGACAGTG GTAATATAGCGTGTCCGGGAGTGTGCGTGGAGTCCCGTTTAACGCAGTACTGTGAAGCCTACCTCACGTCCGGGGACCTGTGCGTCTCGGGAAGGCTGTGCTGCGTTTCCAAGGACGGATACGGAGACAAGCGGCCACCGGATCTCGTCGTACCCAATGAGAAGAAACACGTTACTAGACGACCGCCATCTACTGCG TTAACTACTACGCCGCCCCCGAAGCCGAAGCCGGGCAGGAAGTGCCGGGGCGACTGTATCAGCGGCCTGTTCGCGCTGCTCTGCGACCACGTGGATGAGGATGCCACCTGTCCCTCCGAAGGCACGTGCTGCCTCACCGACTCGCACACCACCGAGCCCGCCACTCGAAGGCCACCCACCACACAACGACCTACCACGCCG CCCCCGTTGCCGCGTTGTCCCGGCTACTGCCTCCTCAACATCATGGCCGCCTTCTGCGAGCGGCCCGCTGTGCTGCTCTCGCACACCACTTGCAAGCACAGTGGCTCCATCTGCTGTGATAATACCAG GGTTCCTCCGCGTACCACCGCCAGGCCTACCACCACCACCACGACCACCACCACCACGCCAGCGCCGGTCGACCCGCGACCAGACTGCCCTGGCTCTTGTATAGTATCACTTCTGTCCTTCACGTGTTTCC GCAACGCCGAGATGACGGACGTTTTCAAGTGCAAGAAGGCAGGCACCCAGTGCTGCGCGCCCAAGTCGAAGGTTCTGGAGGCGATCGGCGTGAGTCGCAACGACTCGTACCCGCTGGCGACCACGCACACCTACACGCGCCCACTGCCCATGGCGCCCACGCATTCGTACGCGCTCACCACGCCCACGC cACAATACGAGCCAAACTACGTGACAACGTTGCGAACTCCTGAAAAGTACAACAAATACGTCTGCGGAGTAAAAG GGACGTCATCTCGAGCTGGTCGCGTGATGGGGGGAGAGGATGGGGAGCGGGGCGAGTGGTGCTGGCAAGTGGCTCTCATCAACTCGCTCAACCAGTACTTGTGCGGCGCTGCGCTGGTCGGCACACAGTGggtgctcaccgctgcgcatTGCGTCACTAA CATCGTGCGCTCGGGCGACGCGATTTACGTGCGCGTGGGCGATCACGACCTCACGCGCAAGTACGGCTCGCCGGGCGCGCAGACGCTGCGCGTGGCCACCACCTACATCCACCACAATCACAACAGCCAGACCCTCGACAACGACATCGCGCTGCTCAAGCTGCACGGCAAGGCAGAGCTCAAAGAAG GTGTGTGTTTGGTGTGCTTGCCTGCGCGTGGGGTGAGCCACGCAGCCGGCAAGCGGTGCACTGTCACCGGATACGGTTACATGGGCGAGA CGGGTCCCATACCACTGCGGGTGCGCGAAGCGGAGCTGCCCATCGTCAGCGATGCGGAGTGCATCCGCAAGGTGAACGCGGTGACGGAGAAGATCTTCATCCTACCAGCCAGCTCCTTCTGTGCAGGCGGCGAGGAAGGGAACGACGCTTGTCAG GGTGATGGCGGCGGCCCGCTGGTGTGCCAAGACGACGGGTTCTACGAACTGGTGGGGCTTGTATCGTGGGGATTCGGCTGCGGGCGACGCGACGTACCCGGTGTGTACGTGAAGGTCTCCTCGTTCATAGGCTGGATCAACCAGATCATATCCGTCAACAACCTATAA